TAGTGTTATTAATACGCCACCACTGGAACGTTTGCCTATCCTTACAGAGTCACATGAGTTTGATATAGGTTATATAAGGGACAAGATTAAGTTTGAGCTTAAACGCAAGGGGCAAGTCTTTATATTACATAACCGGATAAGTGACATTATTCATTTGCAGAATCAAATACATAATGTTTTGCCAGAGATTGATATTCGTGTTGGTCATGGGCAGATGAGTGCGAATCAATTAGAGCAGTTGATGATAGATTTTTATGAGGGAAAATTCCCCGTACTTATTGCTACTACAATCATTGAAAACGGGGTGGATATACCTAATGCCCATACAATGATAATAAATAATGCAGAGCATTTTGGGCTTGCGCAGCTTCATCAGCTTAGAGGTAGAGTAGGAAGAAATCAGGTTCAGTCTTATTGTTATTTATTGTATAAGGATAAAACATTGTTTACTCAAGAAGTGAAAGAAAGATTCGAAGCTTTAATGGAATTTTCTGCTTTAGGATCAGGTTATGATATTGCGCTTAGGGATTTGGAGTTGCGTGGGATTGGAAATATTCTTGGTACTGCCCAAAGTGGTTATATGGAAGCAGTAGGCTTTGAATTTTACATGCATATATTAAATGAAGCAATTGCTAGGGAAAAGGGCGAAAAGCACAGAGAAAGACCTTATTTGAACATTTCCACTAGGATGGAAGCATATATTCCAGAAGAGTATATCCCAGATATGAGTATCAGATTAGCGTTGTATAAGTCTATTGCTGTGCTTAGTAGCAAACAAGAAGTTATCAACCTAGTTAAAGAATGTGAGGATAGGTTTGGCAAATTGCCAGATAACCTAGTTGTGATGTTGCAGTTAATAAGCCATGAGCTAGATGAATAAAACAATTATTGGATGTTACTGATATTTTTTACTATAATGGCTGATAATGTTTAAAAATATAAAGTCGTTGTTGTTATCTATAAAAATGTACCCTTTGTTTGTTTCTGTTATTCCAGTTTTTGTTTGTTTTTTGGTTGCTAAGAACAACAATGTGTTGATTGGTTTGTTGCCTTTTGTTCTAATGATCTTAACAGTTGCAGTGGCTGTTTTAGCAATTAATTTGGTTAGCGAATACTTTGTTTTTAAAAAAGGCAAATCATCTCGGTCAATATTTGAACCAATAATAATGTTGTCAGAAAAATTTTTTAAATCGAAGAAAATGATACTTTGGGTTGTGTTGTTATGGATTGTATTTTTTGTGTTGTTGTTGTTTTTTGTTTTGTATTCCAGCGTAAACCTCATGTGGTTTGTTTTGCTGGGTTGGTTAGGTTGGCAAATATATATTCCGCAAAATAATTTAATAAAAAAAAGTAAGTATAGTGAAATAATTGTTTTTCTTTTATTGGGACCACTACTTTTTTCAACAATTTATTACGCTTTTACTGCTGACTTTTCTTTTAGATTGCTTTTGTTTTCTATCCCCTTTGGTTTGTATGTTTCATCGATTGTTACGGCAAACTACTTACAAGAAACCAGCGACAACTCTTTAATGACAAGAGTAAGGGGGAAGAGACGTTATTATGTAGAAATAATTTTACCCTATGTGATGTTATTTTTATTGGTTATTTTTAGTAATAAATACTTTCCTTTATTGATTGTATTCTTGTCTGCTTTTAGAGCGTATAAGCTGGTTGTTAAATTGGTTCGTGACGATGTAGACGAGCTTGTTTTAGAAACAGTTCAATTACAGAAAATGTTTAGCCTTCTGTTGTTTTTAGGCGTATTTATAGAGTATTTAATTAAATAAAAACTGCAAACATAGCACAACTAATTATTAGTTATGCTATGTATTTTTAATACTAGATTAAAACGTAGACGCTTCGATTCTTCTGTTTAGTGCACGCCCAGCTTCTGTGTTGTTAGTTGCAACTGGATCTGCCTCACCAAGACCTTGCACTATAATTCTTTTTTTATTAACTCCAAATTTATAAATTAGTACATTTGCCACTGATTTTGCTCTAAGTTCAGATAGTTGTTGGTTAAATTTCTTATCACCTTGATTATCTGTGTATCCCTTAATAATCAGGTTAATTTCTGGATGGTATAATAGAAATTCAGCATAATTCTGTATAACTTTTTCATATTCACTCTTAACCGCAGATGCACCAGAATTAAAGTTAATCTTCATGTTCATTTTCTCTACTTTACCTTTTTGTTTAAAAACTTCTTCTAGTTCATTAAAATATGTTTTTTTCACTGGTTCTTTAATTTCAGGAATAATTGGAGCAACAGGAGCAACTGGTTCTGGCTTTTTTTGCTCAACTTTAGCTGTTGGCATATAAAAAATAATTTGATAAATAGTGTCATTTCCTGAGTTGTTATCAAAGTATAAATTTTTAACTTCAAATCTTGGTTCAAAGTTATCAGCAATTTTGAGAAAGCAACCGAAGCCAAGGTCAAGCCCAAGCTTTGCTTGGTATCCGCCAACGCCACCAATACCAGCCAGCAGATAAGGAGTAATTATGCTTTTATTGGGGAATAGATAGAGAGCGTTTGCTCCACCACCAACAAGCAGCTTGTCTTCGCCTAAACTAGTTATTTTGCTAAAAATAAAGCCAATATTATAGTCTAAAAAGAGGTTTTCGCTAATTTTATCGGTATAATACGCTCCAATTTCCCATGAATTGTTATGGTCTTTAGCTTGATCCATATAATGATAGCCAATATACGGCGACACTACTGCGTCATAAGAAAAACTAAAAGTTAATATAGATAGAAGCAGTGAAAAGATAAGTATTGTTTTTTTTGTATTCATAATTTTGTCATCTCCATTTTTTAATATTAACCATCTTATGGTATCGGCTATTGGAAGTCAAATTTCCTTGCGTAGCTATTGCCTTTTATAGTTATTTACGAATAAAGTATCGTAATTTTTTCCCAATATTCCCACATTAATATTCATTTTTTTATCATTAGTTTGTAAACATAGATTAAATTTGTATAATTAAACTAAAGATTGTAATTATAGAAAGGTGGATGTTTAGTTGATGAATAATGCTGAAATCACAAAATCAGTTAGAGATGTATTGGCTGGCAGTTGGCCAGTGGTGATTGGGGCATATTTAGTTATTGCTGTTATTCGAATGTTTTTGGGGAATGTTCCAGTTTTGGGCTGGGTTACTTGTTTAATTTTGACAGGGCCATTTAATGTTGGATTGTCGATCTTTTCTTTGAATATAATAAGAGGCAAGAAATCAGAATTTAAACAAATATTTGATGGATTAAACTTCTTTGGTGTAGCTATGTCGGCTTATTTGCATATTTTTGCTTACACCATATTATGGACGATTTTGTTTGTTGTGCCAGGAATAATCGTCTTTTTATCATATAGCATGACGTTTTATATAATTGCTGACAATCCAAACATTGCACAGAAAGATGCGAGGAAGAAAAGCATTGAAATGATGAAGGGTAATAAATGGAAACTTTTTTGTTTGTATTGCAGGTTTATTGGTTGGTATGTTTTAAGCGTGGCAACTTTGGGGATAGGCTTTTTGTTTTTGTCTCCGTATGCTGGAATAAGTGTTGCTAAGTTTTATGATGAAATCAAATAGTTTCGATTTAGTAAATTAATAAAAGAAGGTTATGAAAATGAAAAAGAAACCAATATCTAAAATTATAAAAAAGGGAATTCGATTAGGTAATAAGATTATCCCTAAAAAGAGTAAAGCTAAGGTAAAGCTAGGGCTTGCTCCTGGTTCTTTGGTTTTTACTGGCGAAAGAAAAATGGCAGAGGTAGAGATTTCTGTTATTCAACATCTCAAAGAACAGTATAGCGAAAGTAATCCAAAAAATTCCGCAGAAGTTATCGATTTGGTTAAAGATTTTAAGGGTATAACGTGGATTAATGTTGAGGGTCTTCATGATGAGAAGATTATTGAAGAAATTTGTACGTTTTTTGGTATTCACAAGCTTACGATGGAGGATATCCTTAGTGTTGGTCAACGTCCAAAGCTAGAAGAGCATGGAGAATATTTGCATGTAGTATTAAAAATGGTGATGGTGGGGGATGAAGAAACAAAAGTGAGCTATGAACAGCTAAGTTTTATCAAGAAAGGGAATGTTCTTATAACATTTCAAGAGAAAAAGGGAGATGTGTTCGATGGAGTTCGTAGAAGATTAAAAGAAGGCAAGGGGATTAGAAATAGAAGCGCAGACTATGTGATGTATGCACTTATGGACGCTGTTGTAGATTATTATTTTGTAATACTAGAAGTTTTTGGCGAACAGTTAGAAGAGGTTGAGTCCTTTTTGCTCGAAAATCCTGACAAGAGCACTCTTAATCGGTTGCACTTGTTACGTAGAGAGACTTTGAACATTCGTCGCTCTATTTATCCTTTGCGCGAAGTTGTGAGTAGCTTTGAGAAAATAGAAGAACCGATGGTTGCTAAAGAAGTAAAGGTCTTTATTCGGGACTTATACGATCACACTATTCAGGTCATTGATACTGTTGAGGTTTTTAGAGAAATCGCTTCAGGTTTGTTAGACCTTTATATGAATAGTGTTTCAAATAAAATGAACGAGGTTATGAAGGTTTTAACCATTATTGCTACTATTTTTATTCCCTTAACCTTTATTGTCGGAGTGTATGGAATGAATTTTGACAATATACCAGAGCTACATTTCCAAAATGGATACTTTATAGTTTGGGGTTTAATGGTCTTTCTTTTTGTCGGAATGTTATTTTATTTTAAAAACAAAAAATGGTTCTAGGTTAAAAATAGGTACAAAAAAAGCCCCGATACCGGGGCTTTTTAAAATTCTTTATAGTGTAGAAGCTTCTATGCGTCGATTCATAGCTCTACCTTCGGCTGTATCGTTAGCGGCAACAGGGTCTTCTTCGCCAAATCCTTGAGCTGTGATTCTGGCGTTGCTTATTCCGTATTTATTAATTAACACATTAGCAATTGCTTGTGCTCTTTGCTCAGATAATAGTTGGTTAGCTTCTGCTTCTCCTACATTATCTGTGTAGCCTTTAATTAAAAGCTTTACTTCAGGATGAAACATTAGAAACTCTGCATAGTCCAGGAGAGTCATTGTGTAGTCGTCTTTTACGATTGCTTCGCCTGAGTCAAATTTTATTTGCATGTCTAATTTTTCTACTTTTCCTGTTTTTTTGAACGCTTCTTCTAGTTTATTGTTTACTATAGGCCAAGTTAAGATGATTTGATAAACAGTATCATTGCCTAAAGTATTACCATAATAGATGTTTTTAACTTCAAGTCTAGGTTCGAAGTAATTGCTTATTTTAATTTTCACACCTAATCCAAGGTTAAGTCCAATGCGTGATTGATAACCAATATCCCCCCCTAAGCCAGCTAGAACGTAAGGAGTTATTCGATCAAAATTTGCAATATTATATAAGGCATTAATGCCTCCAGCTAAGAGTAGTTTGCCTTCTGATGAACTTTTTATAGAACTTAGCGCAAGCCCAAGATTGTAATCTAAAAACAGTCGGTCGCTAAGCTGATCGGTATAATAGGCGCCTATCTCCCAGGCGTTATTTAGATCTCTTGTTTGGTCCATATAGTGATAACCCAAGTAAGGTGAAATTACTGCATTGGCCGAGTACCCGAAAGATAATAAAGATAAAACTAAACAGAACAGAACAATTGCTTTTTTCATTCTAGCCTCCTAATTATAATGATATTTATCATAGTTTAACTAAAATGCTAAGTCAATCTGTTTGAAGATCTGCGTTATTCATTAATTTTTTCTGATATAATTATTTAAAAAGTAAGCATAGAAGATATGCCTATTAGATTGTTTCAGCTTGAATTTATTTAGGAGTTATTGTTTTTGAAAGTATTACTAAT
Above is a genomic segment from Candidatus Margulisiibacteriota bacterium containing:
- a CDS encoding prenyltransferase, giving the protein MFKNIKSLLLSIKMYPLFVSVIPVFVCFLVAKNNNVLIGLLPFVLMILTVAVAVLAINLVSEYFVFKKGKSSRSIFEPIIMLSEKFFKSKKMILWVVLLWIVFFVLLLFFVLYSSVNLMWFVLLGWLGWQIYIPQNNLIKKSKYSEIIVFLLLGPLLFSTIYYAFTADFSFRLLLFSIPFGLYVSSIVTANYLQETSDNSLMTRVRGKRRYYVEIILPYVMLFLLVIFSNKYFPLLIVFLSAFRAYKLVVKLVRDDVDELVLETVQLQKMFSLLLFLGVFIEYLIK
- a CDS encoding OmpA family protein; protein product: MNTKKTILIFSLLLSILTFSFSYDAVVSPYIGYHYMDQAKDHNNSWEIGAYYTDKISENLFLDYNIGFIFSKITSLGEDKLLVGGGANALYLFPNKSIITPYLLAGIGGVGGYQAKLGLDLGFGCFLKIADNFEPRFEVKNLYFDNNSGNDTIYQIIFYMPTAKVEQKKPEPVAPVAPIIPEIKEPVKKTYFNELEEVFKQKGKVEKMNMKINFNSGASAVKSEYEKVIQNYAEFLLYHPEINLIIKGYTDNQGDKKFNQQLSELRAKSVANVLIYKFGVNKKRIIVQGLGEADPVATNNTEAGRALNRRIEASTF
- a CDS encoding DUF975 family protein, with product MNNAEITKSVRDVLAGSWPVVIGAYLVIAVIRMFLGNVPVLGWVTCLILTGPFNVGLSIFSLNIIRGKKSEFKQIFDGLNFFGVAMSAYLHIFAYTILWTILFVVPGIIVFLSYSMTFYIIADNPNIAQKDARKKSIEMMKGNKWKLFCLYCRFIGWYVLSVATLGIGFLFLSPYAGISVAKFYDEIK
- the corA gene encoding magnesium/cobalt transporter CorA — its product is MKKKPISKIIKKGIRLGNKIIPKKSKAKVKLGLAPGSLVFTGERKMAEVEISVIQHLKEQYSESNPKNSAEVIDLVKDFKGITWINVEGLHDEKIIEEICTFFGIHKLTMEDILSVGQRPKLEEHGEYLHVVLKMVMVGDEETKVSYEQLSFIKKGNVLITFQEKKGDVFDGVRRRLKEGKGIRNRSADYVMYALMDAVVDYYFVILEVFGEQLEEVESFLLENPDKSTLNRLHLLRRETLNIRRSIYPLREVVSSFEKIEEPMVAKEVKVFIRDLYDHTIQVIDTVEVFREIASGLLDLYMNSVSNKMNEVMKVLTIIATIFIPLTFIVGVYGMNFDNIPELHFQNGYFIVWGLMVFLFVGMLFYFKNKKWF
- a CDS encoding OmpA family protein, with the protein product MKKAIVLFCLVLSLLSFGYSANAVISPYLGYHYMDQTRDLNNAWEIGAYYTDQLSDRLFLDYNLGLALSSIKSSSEGKLLLAGGINALYNIANFDRITPYVLAGLGGDIGYQSRIGLNLGLGVKIKISNYFEPRLEVKNIYYGNTLGNDTVYQIILTWPIVNNKLEEAFKKTGKVEKLDMQIKFDSGEAIVKDDYTMTLLDYAEFLMFHPEVKLLIKGYTDNVGEAEANQLLSEQRAQAIANVLINKYGISNARITAQGFGEEDPVAANDTAEGRAMNRRIEASTL